One part of the Armatimonadota bacterium genome encodes these proteins:
- a CDS encoding choice-of-anchor Q domain-containing protein, which yields MSRLIISWRAVFFLCAAILPAPTLARVWYVNAGSTQSPQDGSSFAQGFHTIQAGIDASADSDDVYVATGIYAENLTVGKAVSLRGGYAGTDATTRDAASYPTTIDGGGKGPAAVFTLFPASQYGNFLDGFTIQNGAGKVYLGQALGGGVIWDTYGTISNCYFVNNSAPSSPSYGGAIACPGNDGLLVQNCAFSGNSAVYGGAIGALATAGSFSTFTVDHCNFNNNGQGTAGGAIYVKGPFYKGAVTNSTFTTNTALFGGAIELDNATNQTIAGNVFTSNKAHPYGNGGALMIEKSDPVLVELNLFSANTAESYGGGIYADTPGATSVAINNNVLAGNVANAFSFTGINGGGIVSGGAYVVNNTFADSPGSALSISSPSFTANNIFAFNGVAVTVDSSIVPGPIHNNDVFGNTGGDYGGIADPTGTSGNIRKDPVFVNHAGADFHLQGSSPCIDAGNTSDASAYAGPYDYDGEPRIQGPSVDIGADEFMPTLVFTQQPGNARPGQLLPSQPVVTVMDRAGNPVSGYNAPVTMIISTPFAGSAIIHGTTQVNTVNGVATFTDLSIDKPYRGYVMRALGIPFESGDSIPFDVLYARSYVTPTGSDTQDGITWATARQTPKAAFDITGGPNGEVWAAIGTYAGPVDIPDGVTLYGGFSGTETSLDQRNAQSRRTVIDGGHVNAAVRFLSGTGNGINGCKITNGIGAPVATSLLSTHREGGGVYVRSASPTIANNLITGNSATLGGGIAIDGGRPEVLGNVIEINNVAAMTNLIGGGGGVYIGAGNGTVIADNFIVGNTATGETTAHVPSVGGAMVLGGTQNVHNNTFSVNQCPVGQGDIYIVNGSTAFINNIIENHAAIERIAGTPTFSHNDYVPGAAVANELPNPDGSNGNFNAAVTFVNAAAGNFHLPPGSQLMDRGDVTAIRPGETDIDGQPRVMGPGVDIGADEVAVPYTLTDAASALAFAGGLQAASLLDALRLRPEGPGGIDVGDAILLARRAAGLDPNP from the coding sequence ATGTCACGATTAATCATATCGTGGCGGGCGGTTTTCTTCTTGTGCGCCGCCATATTGCCCGCCCCGACCCTCGCTCGCGTCTGGTACGTCAACGCGGGCTCCACCCAGTCCCCACAGGACGGGTCCTCTTTCGCGCAAGGATTCCACACCATCCAGGCGGGAATCGACGCTTCCGCGGACAGCGACGATGTGTACGTGGCGACCGGCATATATGCGGAGAACCTCACCGTCGGTAAGGCGGTCTCACTGCGCGGCGGTTACGCCGGGACCGACGCGACCACCCGTGATGCGGCGTCGTACCCAACGACGATTGACGGCGGCGGCAAGGGACCCGCGGCCGTCTTCACGCTATTTCCCGCGTCGCAGTATGGTAACTTTCTCGATGGATTCACCATCCAGAACGGCGCCGGGAAGGTCTACCTCGGACAGGCCCTGGGGGGTGGCGTCATCTGGGACACGTACGGTACGATCTCGAACTGCTATTTCGTCAACAACAGCGCACCCAGCAGCCCCTCCTACGGGGGCGCCATCGCATGTCCCGGAAACGACGGCCTGCTCGTCCAGAACTGCGCGTTCTCCGGCAACTCGGCGGTGTATGGCGGCGCCATCGGCGCCCTGGCGACGGCTGGAAGCTTCAGCACCTTCACCGTCGACCACTGCAACTTCAACAACAACGGCCAGGGAACCGCGGGCGGCGCAATCTATGTGAAAGGACCATTCTACAAGGGCGCCGTCACCAACAGCACATTCACCACCAACACCGCGTTGTTCGGCGGCGCGATCGAACTGGACAACGCCACCAACCAGACCATCGCCGGCAATGTGTTCACTTCCAACAAGGCCCACCCATACGGCAATGGCGGGGCGCTGATGATCGAGAAGAGCGATCCCGTGCTGGTGGAGCTGAACCTGTTCAGCGCGAACACCGCCGAGTCATACGGGGGCGGAATCTACGCCGACACCCCCGGCGCCACCTCCGTGGCGATCAACAACAACGTCCTGGCCGGCAACGTGGCGAACGCCTTCTCCTTCACCGGCATCAACGGCGGCGGCATTGTCTCCGGCGGCGCCTACGTGGTCAACAACACCTTCGCGGACAGTCCCGGCAGCGCGCTGTCGATATCCTCGCCCTCCTTTACGGCGAACAATATATTCGCCTTCAACGGCGTGGCAGTCACCGTGGATTCCAGCATCGTACCCGGGCCGATCCACAACAACGACGTCTTCGGGAACACCGGCGGCGATTACGGAGGCATCGCCGACCCAACAGGCACCAGCGGCAACATTCGCAAGGATCCGGTCTTCGTCAACCACGCCGGAGCCGACTTCCACCTCCAGGGGTCGTCGCCGTGTATTGATGCCGGCAATACGTCGGACGCATCGGCCTACGCGGGGCCATACGACTACGACGGTGAGCCGCGCATCCAGGGACCGAGTGTGGACATCGGCGCGGATGAGTTCATGCCCACGCTTGTATTCACGCAACAGCCGGGGAACGCCCGACCGGGGCAGCTTCTACCCTCTCAGCCCGTGGTGACGGTGATGGACAGGGCCGGCAACCCCGTGTCCGGCTACAATGCGCCGGTAACGATGATCATCAGTACGCCCTTCGCGGGCAGCGCGATCATCCACGGGACGACGCAGGTGAACACGGTCAACGGCGTGGCAACGTTCACGGATCTTTCCATTGACAAACCGTATCGCGGGTACGTGATGCGCGCGCTGGGCATTCCGTTTGAAAGCGGTGACAGCATACCGTTCGACGTCCTATACGCACGCTCCTACGTGACGCCGACCGGCAGCGACACCCAGGACGGCATCACCTGGGCCACGGCCCGGCAGACGCCGAAAGCCGCCTTCGACATCACCGGCGGGCCGAACGGGGAGGTCTGGGCCGCCATCGGTACGTACGCCGGCCCGGTGGACATCCCGGACGGCGTCACGCTGTACGGCGGATTCAGCGGGACCGAAACGAGCCTGGACCAGCGGAACGCCCAGAGCAGGCGCACCGTGATCGATGGCGGACACGTAAACGCCGCCGTCCGCTTCCTTTCCGGAACCGGAAACGGCATCAACGGCTGCAAGATCACCAACGGCATCGGCGCGCCCGTGGCGACTTCGCTGCTGTCCACGCATCGCGAAGGCGGCGGCGTCTACGTGCGCAGCGCCAGCCCGACCATCGCCAACAACCTCATCACGGGGAACAGCGCCACGTTGGGCGGCGGCATCGCCATCGACGGCGGCAGGCCCGAAGTCCTGGGCAACGTCATCGAGATCAACAACGTTGCCGCGATGACCAACCTGATCGGAGGGGGCGGAGGCGTCTATATCGGAGCAGGCAACGGTACCGTGATTGCCGACAACTTCATCGTCGGCAACACCGCCACGGGTGAAACGACCGCGCATGTACCCAGCGTCGGCGGCGCGATGGTCCTCGGCGGCACGCAGAACGTGCACAACAACACGTTTTCGGTCAATCAGTGTCCGGTCGGCCAGGGCGACATCTACATCGTGAACGGCTCCACGGCATTCATCAACAACATCATCGAGAACCATGCCGCCATCGAGCGCATCGCCGGCACACCCACCTTCAGCCACAACGACTACGTACCCGGCGCGGCGGTGGCCAACGAGCTGCCGAATCCCGACGGCTCCAACGGCAACTTCAATGCTGCCGTCACGTTCGTCAACGCGGCCGCCGGGAACTTCCACCTTCCCCCCGGGTCGCAACTCATGGACAGGGGCGACGTTACGGCGATACGGCCCGGCGAGACCGATATAGACGGACAGCCGCGCGTGATGGGGCCAGGTGTGGACATCGGCGCGGACGAGGTGGCTGTGCCGTACACCCTGACGGACGCGGCCTCGGCGCTGGCGTTCGCAGGCGGGCTGCAGGCAGCGAGCCTGCTGGATGCGCTGCGCCTGCGCCCCGAGGGACCTGGCGGGATCGACGTGGGCGACGCCATCCTCCTCGCCCGCCGGGCCGCCGGGCTGGACCCGAACCCGTAG
- a CDS encoding diacylglycerol kinase family protein encodes MGRSSAFVLVNPSAAGGRGAREWEQFAGHQAVPDHGFTTPTEGAEILVRRACDDGYRTILVCGGDGTVSEAANALMEIHRTERPTLGILPAGTANDFARAIGHTSWSRVLAAVERPARMVDVGLAEGAFGRRHFLVAAFIGTPAEIAGRANEGGKPVRGLAGYLPYLRKAALMTVPVIVEFDSDTWAGSATTAVVSNTRNGAGGIRICPDARVDDGRLDLLFIEHRRRRGLTVTLALDALLVLTCFVSPGLSSLVPGVDVRRATATRVELKADGAQLALDGEIVGQLPATIEVLPSALDVVGV; translated from the coding sequence ATGGGTCGCAGCAGTGCCTTTGTGCTCGTGAATCCCAGCGCGGCGGGCGGGCGCGGCGCCCGCGAATGGGAGCAGTTCGCCGGCCACCAGGCCGTGCCCGACCACGGCTTCACCACTCCCACGGAAGGCGCCGAGATCCTCGTGCGCCGGGCGTGCGATGACGGATACCGCACCATCCTCGTCTGCGGCGGCGACGGCACGGTGAGCGAAGCGGCGAACGCGCTGATGGAGATTCATCGAACGGAACGCCCGACGCTGGGAATTCTGCCCGCCGGCACCGCTAATGATTTCGCCCGCGCGATCGGACACACAAGTTGGTCCCGGGTCCTGGCCGCCGTGGAGCGGCCGGCCCGGATGGTGGACGTGGGCCTCGCCGAGGGCGCGTTCGGCCGCCGCCATTTCCTGGTCGCGGCATTCATCGGGACACCGGCCGAGATCGCCGGAAGGGCGAACGAGGGCGGGAAGCCTGTGCGCGGCCTGGCGGGCTACCTTCCTTATCTGCGGAAAGCCGCGCTGATGACCGTGCCCGTCATCGTTGAATTCGACTCAGATACGTGGGCCGGCAGCGCCACTACGGCCGTCGTCTCGAACACGCGGAACGGAGCGGGAGGGATCCGTATCTGCCCCGATGCGCGCGTGGACGACGGACGGCTGGACCTTCTCTTCATCGAACACCGCCGGCGGCGCGGGCTCACCGTGACGCTCGCCTTGGATGCGCTGCTCGTGCTGACGTGTTTCGTTTCGCCCGGCCTCTCGAGCCTCGTTCCGGGGGTGGATGTTCGCCGCGCCACGGCGACGCGGGTCGAGTTGAAAGCCGATGGCGCACAGTTGGCGCTGGATGGGGAAATCGTGGGCCAACTGCCGGCGACCATCGAGGTGCTGCCGTCGGCGCTGGATGTGGTGGGGGTGTAA